The following are from one region of the Alkalimarinus sediminis genome:
- a CDS encoding MBL fold metallo-hydrolase codes for MAGVKDLLDNPFADRWHHHNGRFRSPPGSPWIDRRHSKQMLSVLGRLAVAGNQPFQFSAEHCLSRDVSLRMLGAIADEPSISWLGQACFYIQFKGVKVLTDPFLSERASPLRYSGPKRLVPTPLQLQDLSPDVMVISHNHYDHLDTRALGNMVNKANVTVITTLKTGKLLRKLGFSRVIEMDWYQEFKERDAIYQCLPAYHFSGRSLLDENRALWGSFSIECGGVKVFFAGDTGYGTEFSRIGRLTGPYDVALVPIGAYAPRDVFAAVHASPEEAVKIGEDIAAKHLIGMHWGTIRLTTEAMGEPAERFIAAQSKVTKSIMAIGETRKLVSV; via the coding sequence GTGGCTGGGGTAAAAGACCTTTTAGATAACCCTTTTGCAGACCGGTGGCACCACCACAATGGTCGATTTAGATCTCCTCCAGGCTCACCTTGGATTGATAGACGTCACTCCAAACAAATGCTGTCGGTTTTGGGTCGACTCGCGGTGGCGGGTAATCAGCCTTTTCAGTTCTCCGCTGAGCATTGCTTGTCCAGGGATGTCTCTCTACGGATGCTAGGTGCGATAGCAGATGAGCCGTCAATTAGCTGGTTGGGGCAGGCGTGTTTTTATATACAGTTTAAAGGGGTCAAAGTATTAACTGACCCATTTTTGTCAGAAAGAGCCTCCCCGCTTCGGTATAGCGGACCTAAGCGGCTCGTGCCGACACCGTTACAGTTACAAGATCTTTCGCCAGATGTGATGGTTATCTCCCACAATCACTATGACCACCTTGATACTCGCGCCCTGGGTAATATGGTGAATAAAGCCAATGTTACAGTTATTACCACATTGAAGACCGGTAAGCTGTTACGAAAGCTAGGCTTTAGTCGAGTTATCGAAATGGACTGGTATCAGGAGTTCAAAGAGAGAGACGCGATATATCAGTGTCTGCCTGCTTATCATTTCTCTGGACGGAGCTTACTGGATGAAAATCGTGCCTTATGGGGTAGTTTTTCCATAGAGTGTGGTGGAGTAAAAGTGTTCTTTGCTGGTGATACGGGCTATGGAACCGAGTTCTCAAGAATAGGTCGCCTGACCGGGCCTTATGATGTGGCGCTTGTACCAATTGGTGCTTATGCCCCAAGAGATGTGTTTGCGGCTGTTCATGCAAGCCCAGAAGAGGCAGTAAAAATAGGTGAAGATATTGCTGCAAAACACCTTATTGGCATGCACTGGGGAACCATCAGGTTAACGACAGAGGCAATGGGAGAGCCTGCAGAGCGGTTTATCGCGGCACAATCTAAAGTAACAAAGTCTATTATGGCAATCGGTGAAACGCGAAAGCTTGTGTCGGTTTAA
- a CDS encoding acyl-CoA thioesterase, which yields MTEVLEELVELLQLQPLGELSFRGNSENLGFRNVFGGQVLGQALMAGYKTVEGKDAHSMHGYFLRPGDHSLPIDYDVQIVRDGATFSTRRVIAKQNNKEIFAMIGSFQSPEEGLEHQFEMPEADGPEGIYSELETRRKFKELIPEKVRDQYTQDRPIEIRPIDPINYLAPDVRKPYKQNWFKAVAKLPDDPVIHQCILAYASDFGLLGTSMLPHGVTFMGKGMQVASLDHAIWFHRDFRVDDWLLYDMDSPSSSRGRGLNRGNIYNSEGTLVASVCQEALIRRRKK from the coding sequence ATGACAGAAGTGCTTGAAGAGTTAGTAGAACTTTTACAGTTGCAGCCATTAGGAGAGCTAAGCTTTCGTGGCAATAGTGAGAACTTAGGATTTCGAAATGTTTTTGGTGGTCAAGTGCTCGGGCAGGCATTAATGGCGGGTTATAAAACCGTTGAGGGCAAAGATGCACACTCGATGCATGGCTACTTCCTTCGCCCTGGCGATCACTCGCTACCGATTGATTATGATGTTCAAATCGTCCGTGATGGTGCGACCTTTTCGACTCGGCGGGTCATTGCTAAACAGAACAATAAAGAAATTTTTGCAATGATTGGCTCTTTTCAATCGCCAGAGGAGGGGCTTGAGCATCAATTTGAAATGCCTGAGGCCGACGGTCCGGAGGGCATCTATTCTGAACTTGAAACAAGACGAAAATTTAAAGAGTTAATCCCTGAAAAGGTCAGGGATCAGTACACGCAAGATCGCCCGATCGAGATTCGTCCGATTGACCCCATTAACTATCTGGCTCCTGATGTTCGTAAACCCTACAAACAAAATTGGTTTAAAGCCGTTGCGAAACTGCCAGATGACCCAGTGATTCATCAATGTATCTTGGCTTATGCCTCTGACTTTGGTTTGTTAGGCACATCTATGTTGCCGCATGGCGTGACGTTTATGGGTAAGGGGATGCAGGTTGCGAGCTTGGATCATGCAATATGGTTTCACCGAGACTTTAGGGTAGACGACTGGCTGCTGTACGACATGGATAGCCCAAGCTCCTCCCGTGGTCGAGGTCTTAATCGTGGCAATATCTATAACAGTGAAGGCACGCTAGTGGCGTCCGTCTGCCAAGAGGCGCTGATTCGACGACGTAAAAAATGA
- a CDS encoding TraR/DksA family transcriptional regulator encodes MKDYSEIRVQLLDRRSELESRLGSIKKDISQPLDHDFAEQAVELENGEVLEALGSEAEAEINKINNALIRMDEDRYGECVDCGADIPAERLAVRPFSSRCISCATKEEMH; translated from the coding sequence ATGAAGGATTATTCAGAAATTCGTGTTCAGTTATTGGATAGACGGTCTGAACTTGAGAGCAGGCTCGGTAGTATTAAAAAGGATATCTCTCAGCCTCTGGATCATGACTTTGCTGAGCAGGCGGTGGAGTTGGAAAATGGTGAAGTACTTGAAGCCTTAGGTTCTGAAGCTGAGGCTGAGATTAATAAAATCAATAATGCTCTTATTCGTATGGACGAAGATCGTTATGGCGAGTGTGTTGACTGTGGCGCTGACATTCCTGCTGAACGGTTGGCTGTAAGACCGTTCTCTTCGCGCTGTATTTCTTGTGCAACCAAAGAAGAGATGCACTAA
- a CDS encoding NAD(P)/FAD-dependent oxidoreductase → MTETNADPISDGAPIVIIGTGLSGYSLAREVRKLNKDVPLLLVTADDGHSYSKPMLSTGFTKAKTAEQLSMADPGKMAEQLSIDVRTYTTVTRIDTDQHIVRIGDEALKYSKLVIAWGADVVRLDIPGSGVGSVFSINDLADYRLFREALNGKKRVLIMGAGLIGCEFANDLRVGGYDVDVVAPSETALTSLLPLEAGESVAEGLTNAGVRFHFGRVVTQVDKSEGGVSALLDDGSTIETDIVISAVGLKPRTVLAKNAGLEVNSGIVVNRMLETSAPDVFALGDCAEVDGQVMLYVLPLMACARALAKTLVGQPTSVKYGVMPIMTKTPACPAVVLPPRPDVKGAWTIEREAGHVKALFNDLEGGLHGFALTGDFTPEKQALAKLIPAED, encoded by the coding sequence ATGACTGAGACTAATGCAGACCCTATATCTGATGGAGCGCCGATTGTCATTATAGGTACGGGGTTATCCGGGTACTCATTGGCGCGTGAAGTTAGAAAGTTGAACAAAGATGTCCCGTTATTGCTGGTGACTGCCGATGACGGCCACTCCTATTCAAAGCCAATGCTGTCGACGGGGTTTACCAAAGCAAAAACGGCTGAGCAATTGTCGATGGCTGACCCAGGAAAAATGGCCGAGCAGCTATCTATTGATGTAAGAACTTATACCACGGTTACCCGTATTGATACTGATCAGCACATTGTCCGCATTGGTGACGAGGCGCTGAAATACAGCAAGTTGGTCATCGCCTGGGGGGCAGATGTTGTTCGGCTCGATATACCCGGGTCGGGAGTGGGCAGCGTATTCTCTATTAATGATCTTGCAGACTATCGCCTTTTTAGAGAGGCGCTTAACGGCAAAAAACGCGTCTTGATCATGGGTGCAGGACTGATTGGCTGCGAGTTCGCCAATGACCTAAGAGTAGGAGGCTATGATGTTGATGTTGTCGCTCCATCAGAGACAGCTCTGACAAGCCTATTACCACTAGAGGCTGGAGAATCGGTTGCAGAAGGGTTAACGAACGCTGGGGTACGATTTCACTTTGGTAGAGTCGTGACTCAAGTTGATAAATCAGAGGGTGGAGTCTCTGCGCTGCTCGATGATGGCTCCACAATCGAGACCGATATTGTTATCTCCGCTGTTGGTTTAAAGCCCCGAACGGTGTTGGCGAAAAATGCTGGTTTAGAGGTTAACAGTGGTATTGTGGTTAATCGCATGTTAGAGACTTCTGCGCCAGATGTGTTTGCCTTGGGTGATTGTGCTGAAGTGGATGGTCAGGTGATGCTGTATGTCTTGCCACTTATGGCATGCGCTCGTGCTTTAGCCAAAACGTTGGTTGGTCAGCCGACTAGCGTTAAATATGGCGTGATGCCGATTATGACCAAAACCCCTGCTTGTCCTGCCGTTGTATTGCCTCCTCGGCCTGATGTTAAAGGGGCTTGGACTATAGAACGTGAAGCGGGCCATGTGAAAGCGTTGTTTAATGATCTTGAGGGTGGACTTCATGGCTTCGCATTAACAGGCGACTTTACGCCAGAGAAGCAAGCGCTAGCTAAATTAATCCCTGCGGAAGATTAA
- a CDS encoding rubredoxin gives MKKWQCVVCGLIYDESEGWPEDGIEPGTAWEDVPEDWLCPDCGVGKEDFEMIEI, from the coding sequence ATGAAGAAGTGGCAGTGTGTTGTATGTGGGCTTATTTATGATGAAAGCGAAGGTTGGCCCGAAGATGGTATAGAGCCTGGTACCGCGTGGGAAGACGTGCCCGAAGATTGGCTTTGCCCAGACTGCGGTGTTGGAAAAGAAGATTTTGAGATGATTGAAATATAA
- a CDS encoding chorismate--pyruvate lyase family protein translates to MSLNHRWHAFRRVPSFYLPNEWRSWVLDRGSLTQRLIHASNGDFSVRVTRQQWLQPKRDEALLLGCPITTHALIREVELLCHGEVWVVARSVIPFTTLQGEERQLKVLGNRSLGSFLFKSRAMKRGPLQITQTSPESLAMQTDNRTDEPLWGRRSLFFLHGKPLLVSELFLPTILNHETKA, encoded by the coding sequence ATGTCGTTAAACCATCGCTGGCATGCATTTCGCCGAGTACCCTCATTTTATTTGCCCAATGAGTGGCGAAGCTGGGTGCTTGATAGAGGCTCATTAACCCAACGACTCATCCATGCAAGCAATGGTGACTTTTCCGTTAGGGTAACTCGTCAACAGTGGTTGCAACCCAAACGCGATGAAGCGCTATTATTGGGCTGCCCGATCACGACTCATGCTCTAATTCGTGAGGTAGAGTTGTTATGCCACGGTGAGGTATGGGTTGTTGCTCGCAGTGTCATTCCATTTACAACACTGCAAGGCGAAGAGCGCCAACTCAAAGTTCTCGGAAATCGCTCACTTGGCTCGTTTCTATTTAAGTCCCGCGCGATGAAGCGAGGCCCGTTACAAATAACCCAAACATCCCCCGAGTCACTGGCAATGCAAACAGATAACAGGACAGATGAGCCACTATGGGGAAGGCGATCACTGTTTTTTCTACATGGGAAGCCACTGCTAGTAAGCGAACTATTCCTGCCGACGATTCTAAACCATGAGACTAAAGCCTAG